In the Gemmatimonadota bacterium genome, TTCCCCCTGCAAGAAGCACGGCACCCAGTGAAAAAGCCTGCCCCACACAAACCGTCTCAATATCGTTGGGCACGTACTGCATCGTATCGTAAATCGCCAGACCCGCCGTAATACTACCACCGGGAGAATTGATATACAGCCGAATCGGCTTCTCGGGTGTTTCAGATGTGCAAAACAACATCTGAGCAATCACCAGATTGGCAATCGTATCGTTAATCGGCGTACCAATAAAAATAATATTATCGCGCAACAGCCGCGAAAAAATGTCATACGCGCGCTCGCCACGCCCTGTCTGTTCGAGAACTGTAGGAACCAGAGCCACATCAAACCCCATTTTGTTATTTAAATGTAAAACCTATTCGCCTATTCGCCTTCAACTTCCTCAACATCTTCGACATCTGCATTATCGATGAGAAAATCAAACGTCTTCTGCGTTTTAATCTCCGACTCAATCTGATCGAGCTGTTCGGTTCGGCTCAAAATCTGACGCAGCCGCGGCCCTTCAATATTGTGCCGTTGCGACATCTCTTCGAGATGCTTGTCCAGATCGTCATCCGTCACCTCGATATTTTCCTGATCGGCAACAGCATCCATCAACAAAAAGCGTTTGACACCGCGCTCGGCTTGATCGCGCCCCTCCTCGCGAATCGCATCTTCGTCAATTCCTTGATCGTGACCCGCTTGCTCCCGCTTGTATGACTCAATCATACCATCGAGATAGTTTTCGACCATGCTATCGGGAACCTCAAAAGGATTCTCCTCGATCAGCGCATCCATCAAATTCTCCTCAACGCGCTGGCGAATCACCTGCTCGTACTGCGTCTGCATCTCATTCCGAATTTGCGTCTTGAGTTCGTCCAACGTCTCCACACCGCCGACATCCTGAGCCAATGCATCATCCAATTCGGGCAACTC is a window encoding:
- a CDS encoding ATP-dependent Clp protease proteolytic subunit, with the translated sequence MGFDVALVPTVLEQTGRGERAYDIFSRLLRDNIIFIGTPINDTIANLVIAQMLFCTSETPEKPIRLYINSPGGSITAGLAIYDTMQYVPNDIETVCVGQAFSLGAVLLAGGTKGQRRALPNSRILLHQPIGGAGGQASDIERHAEEILQYRDRLNAILSDCTGQPIERIEKDADRDFFMSADEAQEYGLIDEVLIPDQDPNPDIDEALL